From the genome of Medicago truncatula cultivar Jemalong A17 chromosome 2, MtrunA17r5.0-ANR, whole genome shotgun sequence:
AAACCAATACATATTTTCCCATATCCATAACATTTCTACCTTTATTAGTATCATCTCTTGCACCTACTCCATTTTTCCCTAGTAGATTAAGGCCAGCATGTGGATATGATGCATGACCATGCAAAGAAGCATAAACAATAGGTCTTTTTGTTGGAAAATCAAAACTACTAGCATCACTTTGGAACTCAAGTTGAGATGAATCAATCCATTTACCAGCATTGTGTTGAGAGAAGTATACATGCCATAATTGACCATCGAAGTTACTTACCCTTAATGTCACATGCTCCCAATCACCAACATGTTCACCTGCTTTTCCCAATTTAATATCTATAAACTCTACTTTAGCTCTTCCAGCTCCATTGAAAGGATAAAAAACCCACATGGCAATATCAGTGAATGTTCCTCCATACATTGGTTTCACATGTACATATGATTCTGCACTTTGTAGATTACCTTTCTTGACTCTCTCTTTGTTTGCATTATCAACTGGTAGGTCAAGCCAACAGGAACCATCAGTGTTAGGATCCTGAGGAAGGTTATTACCATTTTGTGCTATTGGAACAGGATTTGATTCTCGACCTTTCTTGTATAGTAATGCTCCATTGGAGAAAAACCAATTAACCGAGGAAGGTAAGTATTCTTCATCGGAATGTAAGTATAAGAATGGAGCATTAACTTGGAGTAGTGcatcaatttgttttttactAGGCATGATTTGTGTAATAGAATCAATATTCTTCAAACATGAAATTGATGGCGGGTTAATATTCCCACCATTTTGAGCAACGAATGTGCCAACTCGAACACCGAGAGCTTTAATTCCTCTATTAATTGGTCTAACATCGTAGAAATTTAAGCCGTTTGATCCCCAAATCAATGTAGACGATTCACATTGCTCTGTGAGGTCTGATCTGACACACATGACTTTGTTGGTGGAAGGTTTATCTTGTGTTTTGGTGACAACATGGCCTACAGCATGGTAGCCATTAGGTGCTATTGGTAGCCAGATATACAAAGAAGAGTCTTGAGTAACCGTGATGGATGCAGTGTTCAATACTAGTGAGTAATCAACAGGTGGCTTTAAAGTGCCATTAGTCTTTCCTGAAATATCCTTTGCTACAAGAACATAACCAAAAAGAGGCTTGCTGTTGGGTTGGCTGTAACTGCCTAACATAGAGTATCCATACCTCAATCCTGTTGGTTCATACACTGAGGCGCCTTGATTGTCCGGTCCACCTTCGTAGGTGCCCCAAACTTTGCTGAATGTTGATGCTTGCATCACATGCAGCTCACCAAGATCGATGATTGTATTTGCGAAACTGGTACCTGTATTTTGCAATTCAACACTTGCTACAGTTAGCTGCATTCACTATATTGTATTGCAAGAGAAcagaaaattgaaattacatAAAGGATACCTTCTGGCCAAGAAGGTTGTGAAACAGGAAGCTTGGATGTGTAGTGAATGTGGCGAGAGCGGGATCGCTTTTTCTTGAAGACATTCTTTATCTctgcaaacaaaaaaacatgtggtttggtaaaaaaaaaaactataaggtagctgatagctgaaaaatTAGCTTATAATTGATGGCTGATAGctaatagcttatagctgaaaagttagctgattaaaattaaaagtgtttggtaaaattagctgttaaagtgactataaataaaaaatgacataaaaggacatgcttctttaattttttttaatatcatatatataattttttttgaaggaatcatatatataattttaattacttaacacatttatttttaaatatttaaatatattttaaattattttcatctccaaaataataaatgtatttatgaattcaatc
Proteins encoded in this window:
- the LOC11440724 gene encoding uncharacterized protein, coding for MGTNVRILCVCVVLFMAIESMGFPRATPMGQLLEIKNVFKKKRSRSRHIHYTSKLPVSQPSWPEGTSFANTIIDLGELHVMQASTFSKVWGTYEGGPDNQGASVYEPTGLRYGYSMLGSYSQPNSKPLFGYVLVAKDISGKTNGTLKPPVDYSLVLNTASITVTQDSSLYIWLPIAPNGYHAVGHVVTKTQDKPSTNKVMCVRSDLTEQCESSTLIWGSNGLNFYDVRPINRGIKALGVRVGTFVAQNGGNINPPSISCLKNIDSITQIMPSKKQIDALLQVNAPFLYLHSDEEYLPSSVNWFFSNGALLYKKGRESNPVPIAQNGNNLPQDPNTDGSCWLDLPVDNANKERVKKGNLQSAESYVHVKPMYGGTFTDIAMWVFYPFNGAGRAKVEFIDIKLGKAGEHVGDWEHVTLRVSNFDGQLWHVYFSQHNAGKWIDSSQLEFQSDASSFDFPTKRPIVYASLHGHASYPHAGLNLLGKNGVGARDDTNKGRNVMDMGKYVLVCAEYLGSEVKEPAWLNYFREWGPHIDFDLDIELKNVAKALPGKLRDGFENIIRSLPKEALGEEGPTGPKEKGNWNGDEI